AATAAATATTTCACGCAGAAATACAAACAATAGGAACGGTGCACGTTTCACCTACTACGATGAAGGAGGGGCTTTTATGAAAAATATTCGTGAAGGTTTAATTCCGACTGTACTTGGATCAGCTGTCACTGCAACAGGGTATGCAATGAAACAAAAAATCGGTACGAACAAGATGCTTGCCAATACCATTTTCGGTTTCGGTCTTGCCCATATTGTATTAGGAGCAATTGACCTTGTAGAACATCGTAAGTAATGGCAGGATATCCTGCTTAGAAAAAGCTGGCTTAAAGAATCTTTACGGTTCTTTATGGCCGGCTTTTTTATCGCACTAATTAATTAAATAAGAGTAAAACAATACCCACAAAAATTATCATATTTGCTGGAATAACATAAAAATACATTTTCTTGCCTTTCTCTTGCCTTTCATTTCCGGCTTTGTTGAATAAGTATTCAAAGAAAAAGCTCGACCCACTTAATACAGTTGCTGCAAAAGCATATGGAATAATATTACTAGAAAAAAAGCCAGTAAATACTGGAGAAAGGACTAATAACAATACGAATAGACTTACCGAAATTGCGTAACGATCCAAGTATTTTATAATCATTTTGATCAACCTCCCATTCTTTCTAATAGCTACTATAAAGGATATACTGTACTATACGACATATTATTCCATATGGAATACTTCATTGGGGGGATAGGTATGAATTTAGGTAATGATTTAAAAAGCATAAGAAAGAATAAAACATATAGCCAAGTGGAAGTGGCAAGCAATATAATTTCTCAAAGTACCTATTCTAAGTTTGAGGCTGGAATAAGGGATGTAGACGCGAGTATCTACCTTCAATTACTTCACCGCTTGAATATTTCAGCGGAAGAGTTTGATTATATTCGGAATGACTATAATTACGGACGGAAGCAAAAACTGATTCACACGCTATTTTCTTTAGATTACAATCACATCGCGAGTTTACATAAATTAAAACAACAAACCGTCAACTTTTTACAAGAGCAGCGTGACGAGGATATAGAGGAAATCTACCTGATATGTGAGGCATTTATACAACTTCATGATACAAAAAGTATAGATGTAGCCCGAAATATTGTGGAGCCTATTTGGAAAGAGATGTCAAAATACGAACAGTGGTATTTAAATGATATCCGCATAATCAATACCATTTTATTTTTATTTCCTGCAGATATCGCGATTGAATTTACACAAACAGTATTAACTAGACTGAATATGTATAAAGATTTTCAGGATGCTGAAAGACTAAAAATCGCATTTAAAATTAACCTCTCCCTGATACTTATAAAAAATAAAGATTATGCAAAGGCACTTGCAATAATCGAAGAATCACTTCGAACTGATAAA
This portion of the Solibacillus isronensis genome encodes:
- a CDS encoding helix-turn-helix domain-containing protein, translating into MNLGNDLKSIRKNKTYSQVEVASNIISQSTYSKFEAGIRDVDASIYLQLLHRLNISAEEFDYIRNDYNYGRKQKLIHTLFSLDYNHIASLHKLKQQTVNFLQEQRDEDIEEIYLICEAFIQLHDTKSIDVARNIVEPIWKEMSKYEQWYLNDIRIINTILFLFPADIAIEFTQTVLTRLNMYKDFQDAERLKIAFKINLSLILIKNKDYAKALAIIEESLRTDKKNMSYTILSLHYSREAICRANLQEKAGANPLEKAHQLLMLYDDQYYWELIQQEFNHYTLSRSNAD